A window of the Buchnera aphidicola (Periphyllus koelreuteriae) genome harbors these coding sequences:
- the atpA gene encoding F0F1 ATP synthase subunit alpha: MQIKSVEISEIIKQRILDFKIKKNIYSEGKIISVMDGIIQISGLYNCMQGELLEISKNIYAIVLNLEKYIVGAIVLGKFESIFEGMRVRCTGHTLKVPVGDNFLGRVVNSLGIPIDGKGKIINDGYLKIENIAPGVIDREFINEPIQTGYLCIDSMIPIGKGQRELIIGDRKTGKTTLAIDIIINQKNFGIKSIYVAIGQKMSTVVNVVKILDENDALENTIIVVASASDSAAFQYLSPYSGCSMGEYFRNKGEDALIVYDDLSKHAISYRQISLLLKRPPGREAYPGDIFYLHSRLLERSSKVNKKYVSNKTNNLINNKTGSLTALPIVETQLGDVSSFIPTNIISITDGQLFLESNLFNSGVRPAVNSGISVSRVGSSAQTHIIKKLSSNIRYILSQYYELESFSKFSSDLDIETKNRLDFGKKIIELLKQKQCKLLSIAEQSILLFSINKKILNNIKIKNILNFKKDIIFFAKKNFSCLINKINKFGKYNKKIKIQLNKLIKEFKIKNL, from the coding sequence ATGCAGATTAAATCTGTAGAAATTAGTGAAATTATAAAACAAAGAATTTTAGATTTTAAAATAAAAAAAAATATTTATAGTGAAGGAAAGATAATTTCTGTGATGGATGGAATTATACAAATTTCTGGTTTATATAATTGTATGCAAGGAGAATTATTAGAAATTTCAAAAAATATATATGCAATTGTTTTAAATTTAGAAAAATATATTGTAGGAGCAATTGTTTTAGGTAAATTTGAAAGTATTTTTGAAGGAATGAGAGTTAGATGCACGGGTCATACTTTAAAAGTTCCAGTTGGAGATAATTTTTTAGGAAGAGTTGTTAATTCTTTAGGTATCCCAATAGATGGAAAAGGAAAAATTATTAATGATGGTTATTTAAAAATAGAAAATATTGCTCCTGGGGTTATAGACAGAGAATTTATTAATGAACCAATTCAAACAGGTTATTTATGTATTGATTCTATGATTCCTATTGGAAAAGGACAAAGAGAATTAATTATTGGTGATAGAAAAACAGGAAAAACTACTCTTGCTATTGATATAATTATTAATCAAAAAAATTTTGGAATTAAATCCATTTATGTTGCAATTGGTCAAAAAATGTCTACTGTAGTGAATGTAGTAAAAATTTTAGATGAAAACGATGCTTTAGAAAATACTATTATTGTAGTTGCTTCTGCTTCTGATTCTGCTGCTTTTCAATATTTATCTCCATATTCTGGTTGTTCTATGGGTGAATATTTTAGAAATAAGGGAGAAGATGCATTAATTGTATATGATGATTTATCTAAACATGCGATATCATATAGGCAAATTTCTCTTTTATTAAAAAGACCTCCTGGAAGAGAAGCTTATCCTGGAGATATATTTTATTTACATTCAAGATTATTAGAACGATCATCAAAAGTAAATAAAAAATATGTTTCAAATAAAACAAATAATTTAATTAATAATAAAACTGGTTCTTTAACAGCATTACCTATTGTTGAAACACAATTGGGGGATGTTTCTTCTTTTATTCCAACTAATATTATTTCTATTACAGATGGTCAATTATTTTTAGAATCAAATTTATTCAATTCTGGTGTTCGACCAGCAGTAAATTCTGGAATTTCTGTTTCTCGTGTTGGAAGTTCTGCACAAACTCATATTATTAAAAAATTATCTTCTAATATTAGATATATTTTATCTCAATATTATGAATTAGAATCATTTTCTAAATTTTCTTCAGATTTAGACATAGAAACTAAAAATCGATTAGATTTTGGTAAAAAAATTATAGAATTATTAAAACAAAAACAATGTAAATTATTATCTATAGCTGAACAATCTATTTTATTATTTTCTATTAATAAAAAAATTTTAAATAATATTAAAATAAAAAATATTTTAAATTTTAAAAAAGATATTATTTTTTTTGCAAAAAAAAATTTTTCTTGTTTAATAAATAAAATAAATAAATTTGGAAAATATAATAAGAAAATAAAAATTCAATTAAATAAATTAATTAAAGAATTTAAAATAAAAAATTTATAA
- the atpD gene encoding F0F1 ATP synthase subunit beta: protein MLFGKIVQIIGPIIDVKFYKKNLPKINHILKIKNKSLILEVQQHIGSNIVRTIAMGLSNGIKRGEKVFNLKHSIKIPVGKFTLGRIMNVLGEPIDNNGPIFTKENIVHEQYSEIYKSPPSYEEQSKNNEILETGIKVIDLICPFSKGGKIGLFGGAGVGKTVNMMELIRNIAIEHKGYSVFTGVGERVREGNDFYNEMKESNVLDKVSLVYGQMNEPPGNRFRAAFTGLTIAEKFRDDGKDVLFFIDNIYRYILAGTEVSSLLGRMPSAVGYQPTLSYEMGVLQERITSTKNGSITSIQAVYIPADDLTDPSPVVTFSHLDAIITLSRKISSLGIYPAIDPLNSFSDNLNPLIVGDDHYNISRQVQSILQKYENLKDIISILGIDELSEKDKLLVSRARKIEKFLSQPFFVAEIFTGIPGKYVNLNDTILGFKSILKGDCDYIPEHYFYMIGSINEAVEKFNKNKKIKK from the coding sequence ATGTTGTTTGGAAAAATTGTTCAAATTATTGGTCCTATCATTGATGTTAAATTTTATAAAAAAAATTTACCAAAAATAAATCATATTTTAAAAATAAAAAACAAATCACTTATTTTAGAAGTTCAACAACATATTGGATCTAATATTGTTAGAACAATTGCCATGGGTTTATCTAATGGAATTAAAAGAGGAGAAAAAGTTTTTAATTTAAAACATTCTATTAAAATTCCTGTTGGTAAGTTTACATTAGGTCGAATTATGAATGTTTTAGGTGAACCTATTGATAACAATGGTCCTATTTTTACAAAAGAAAATATTGTTCATGAACAATATTCTGAGATTTATAAGTCTCCACCATCATATGAAGAACAATCTAAAAATAATGAAATATTAGAAACAGGAATTAAAGTAATTGATTTAATTTGTCCATTTTCTAAGGGTGGAAAAATAGGTTTATTTGGAGGAGCTGGTGTTGGAAAAACAGTAAATATGATGGAATTAATTAGAAATATAGCTATTGAACATAAAGGATATTCTGTTTTTACAGGTGTGGGAGAAAGAGTAAGAGAAGGAAATGATTTTTATAACGAAATGAAAGAATCAAATGTTTTAGATAAAGTTTCATTAGTATATGGACAAATGAATGAACCACCTGGAAATAGATTTCGAGCAGCATTTACTGGATTAACTATAGCTGAAAAATTTAGAGATGATGGAAAAGATGTTTTATTTTTTATAGATAATATATATCGTTATATTTTAGCAGGAACAGAAGTATCTTCTTTACTTGGAAGAATGCCATCTGCAGTTGGTTATCAACCAACTTTATCATATGAAATGGGTGTTTTGCAAGAGAGAATTACATCTACAAAAAATGGTTCTATAACATCAATACAAGCGGTTTATATTCCTGCAGATGATTTAACTGATCCTTCTCCTGTTGTTACATTTTCTCATTTAGATGCAATAATTACATTAAGTAGAAAAATATCTTCTTTAGGAATATATCCTGCAATTGATCCATTAAATTCTTTTAGTGATAATTTAAATCCATTAATAGTTGGAGATGATCATTATAACATTTCGAGACAGGTTCAATCAATTTTGCAAAAATATGAAAATTTAAAAGATATTATTTCAATATTAGGAATAGATGAATTATCTGAAAAAGATAAATTATTAGTTTCAAGAGCTAGAAAAATAGAAAAATTTTTATCTCAACCTTTTTTTGTAGCAGAAATTTTTACTGGGATTCCTGGAAAATATGTTAATTTAAATGATACTATTTTAGGGTTTAAATCGATATTAAAAGGAGATTGTGATTATATTCCAGAACATTATTTTTATATGATTGGTTCTATTAATGAAGCTGTAGAAAAATTTAACAAAAATAAAAAAATAAAAAAATAA
- the dnaN gene encoding DNA polymerase III subunit beta, translated as MKFIIDKNKIIKPLQKINSLLQKNNSNEILGNILIEINKSYILLTSTNTEIELIYKISNEYKCVPGKITVSGKKILDIFRIISKKSLIYIKLINKKLYIISKNSKFSLLTISEKKFPYFKKQTYKKKFYINQKILKNMLEYTYFSISSQDVRSYLNGIYIEFSEKYIQSIATNGHRMAIFKKKNKKKKFPIFSIILPKKSSIELNKILTHKKKKIKVLFNKNNIKFYIKKIIFTSKLINSNFPNLNHILKQEKKYKIKLNKDILKKALSHVLILVHEKIKGIYIKFKKNICIIYSHNQEEKAKYKFSIKYNYNENIKISININYLIEVLNVLKYNFIYFILDENIQYLQIKVLKKKELKYIILPLYI; from the coding sequence ATGAAATTTATTATTGATAAAAACAAAATTATTAAACCATTGCAAAAAATAAATTCTTTATTACAAAAAAATAACTCTAATGAAATTTTAGGAAACATTTTAATTGAAATTAATAAATCTTATATTTTATTAACTAGTACAAACACAGAAATTGAATTAATTTATAAAATTTCTAATGAATATAAATGTGTTCCTGGAAAAATTACAGTTTCTGGAAAAAAAATATTAGATATTTTTAGAATAATTTCAAAAAAATCATTAATATATATAAAATTAATAAATAAAAAACTTTATATAATTTCAAAAAATAGTAAATTTTCTTTATTAACAATTTCAGAAAAAAAATTTCCATATTTTAAAAAACAAACATATAAAAAAAAATTTTATATAAATCAAAAAATTTTAAAAAATATGTTAGAATATACTTATTTTTCAATATCTTCTCAAGATGTTAGATCATATTTAAATGGAATTTATATTGAATTTTCAGAAAAATATATACAATCTATAGCTACTAATGGACATAGAATGGCTATTTTTAAAAAAAAAAATAAAAAAAAAAAATTTCCTATATTTTCAATTATTTTACCAAAAAAATCTTCTATAGAATTAAACAAAATTTTAACTCATAAAAAAAAAAAAATAAAAGTTTTATTTAATAAAAATAATATTAAATTTTATATTAAAAAAATTATTTTTACATCCAAACTAATAAATAGTAATTTTCCAAATTTAAATCATATCTTAAAACAAGAAAAAAAATATAAAATTAAACTTAATAAAGATATTTTAAAAAAAGCTTTATCTCATGTATTAATTTTAGTTCATGAAAAAATAAAAGGAATATATATAAAATTTAAAAAAAATATATGCATAATATATTCACATAATCAAGAAGAAAAAGCAAAATATAAATTTTCTATAAAATATAACTATAATGAAAATATTAAAATATCAATTAATATAAATTATTTAATAGAAGTTTTAAACGTTTTAAAATATAATTTTATTTATTTTATTTTAGATGAAAATATACAATATTTACAAATTAAAGTCTTAAAAAAAAAAGAATTAAAATATATAATTTTACCATTATATATTTAA
- the atpG gene encoding ATP synthase F1 subunit gamma, producing the protein MVNIKNIKNKIINFSNIKKITKAMEMISVIKIKRLELKKKKILPYILILKKILKNLVFLSKIKKEKNIFLFRNNVKKVVIIIILTSKGLCNGLNNNLFKFLLPYLKNFLLKNISYELIIFGKKEINFLNKFKKQIKIYDFNFFKSSYSINLFKILNSLFKNYKLKSFDQVFIVFHKFYNKINYKLVFKRLLPIKINFKQKNEYKSWDYIYESSRIKLFENVFNKFFKSMVYNNILENLISEYSSRIISMRNSSENSSNLIKELNIIYNKARQYNITQELTEIISGSSVI; encoded by the coding sequence ATGGTAAATATAAAAAATATAAAAAATAAAATTATTAATTTTTCTAATATTAAAAAAATTACAAAAGCTATGGAAATGATTTCTGTAATTAAAATAAAACGTTTAGAATTAAAAAAAAAAAAAATTTTGCCATATATTTTAATTTTAAAAAAAATATTAAAAAATCTTGTTTTTTTATCAAAAATTAAAAAAGAAAAAAATATTTTTTTATTTCGAAACAATGTTAAAAAAGTTGTAATTATTATTATTTTAACAAGTAAAGGATTATGTAATGGATTAAATAATAATTTATTTAAATTTCTTCTTCCGTATTTAAAAAATTTTTTATTAAAAAATATTTCATATGAATTAATAATTTTTGGAAAAAAAGAAATAAATTTTTTAAATAAATTTAAAAAACAAATTAAAATTTATGATTTTAATTTTTTTAAATCATCTTATTCAATAAATTTATTTAAAATTTTAAATTCATTATTTAAAAATTATAAATTAAAATCATTTGATCAAGTTTTTATAGTTTTTCATAAATTTTATAATAAAATTAATTATAAACTAGTGTTTAAAAGATTACTTCCAATTAAAATAAATTTTAAACAAAAAAATGAATATAAATCTTGGGATTATATTTATGAATCTAGTAGAATTAAATTATTTGAAAATGTGTTTAATAAATTTTTTAAATCAATGGTTTATAATAATATTTTAGAAAATCTAATTAGTGAATATTCTTCAAGAATTATATCTATGAGAAATTCTTCAGAAAATAGTTCTAATTTAATTAAAGAATTAAATATTATTTATAATAAAGCTCGTCAATATAATATTACTCAAGAATTAACTGAAATTATTTCAGGATCATCTGTTATTTAA
- the atpH gene encoding ATP synthase F1 subunit delta, with product MVLNKKLIYSYSKSIFEIALKQNNISRWKKFLKILLYISIQKNIKIFYSNYFNSNKLYKIFKFFLNDFQMTNYEKNFLKIICENNRINLLFEILKKYKIIENKSKNIINIVLKSSNKLTIYQKNIIISILKKNILKTINIKFVIDPSLISGFLILINNNVIDYSIKNYLKYLKNFLQT from the coding sequence ATGGTTTTAAATAAAAAATTAATTTATTCTTATTCAAAATCTATTTTTGAAATTGCTTTAAAACAAAATAACATTTCTCGTTGGAAAAAATTTTTAAAAATTTTATTATATATTTCTATTCAAAAAAATATAAAAATTTTTTATTCTAATTATTTTAATTCTAATAAATTATATAAAATTTTTAAATTTTTTTTAAACGATTTTCAAATGACTAATTATGAAAAAAATTTTTTAAAAATAATATGTGAAAATAATAGAATAAATTTATTATTTGAAATTTTAAAAAAATATAAAATTATAGAAAATAAATCAAAAAATATAATTAATATAGTTTTAAAATCTTCTAATAAACTTACAATATATCAAAAAAATATAATTATTAGTATTTTAAAAAAAAATATTTTAAAAACAATAAATATTAAATTTGTTATTGATCCAAGTTTAATTTCAGGATTTTTGATTTTAATTAATAACAATGTAATTGATTATTCAATAAAAAATTATTTAAAATATTTAAAAAATTTTTTACAAACATAA
- the atpB gene encoding F0F1 ATP synthase subunit A, with product MIIFSKVLLNPKEYINHHLKNFQFDLKTLKFLNIYDKNDSFFILNCDSLFFSFFLGLIFIFFFYHISKNLNCWIPGKLQSCVEISVDFIEKYVKEIYPYKKNILIAPLSLTIFIWVFLMNFMDLLPIDLFPFLFKYFFNVSTIKIVPSTDINIVFSLSLGVFFLILFYNISSKGIINFLKSLFFKPFNHIIFSFFNFFLEFTSLISKPLSLGLRLFGNMYSGEMIFILISAFLPWWIQWILTVPWAIFHILVIFLQAFIFMILTIIYLSMAVEKH from the coding sequence ATGATAATATTTTCTAAAGTTTTATTAAATCCTAAAGAATACATTAATCATCATTTAAAGAATTTTCAATTTGATTTAAAAACATTAAAATTTTTAAATATTTATGATAAAAATGATAGCTTTTTTATTTTAAATTGTGATTCTCTTTTTTTTTCTTTTTTTTTGGGTTTAATTTTTATATTTTTTTTTTATCATATTTCAAAAAATTTAAATTGTTGGATTCCTGGAAAATTACAGTCATGTGTTGAAATTTCTGTTGATTTTATAGAAAAATATGTTAAAGAAATATATCCTTATAAAAAAAATATTTTAATTGCTCCTTTGTCTTTAACAATTTTTATTTGGGTTTTTTTAATGAATTTTATGGATTTATTACCAATAGATCTTTTTCCATTTTTATTTAAATATTTTTTTAATGTTTCAACAATTAAAATTGTTCCATCTACTGATATAAATATTGTTTTTTCTTTATCTTTAGGTGTATTTTTTCTTATATTATTTTATAATATTTCAAGTAAAGGTATTATAAATTTTTTAAAAAGTTTATTTTTTAAACCATTTAATCATATTATTTTTTCTTTTTTTAATTTTTTTTTAGAATTTACTTCATTAATTTCTAAACCTTTATCTTTAGGATTAAGATTATTTGGAAATATGTATTCTGGAGAAATGATTTTTATATTAATTTCAGCATTTCTTCCTTGGTGGATTCAATGGATTTTAACAGTTCCATGGGCTATTTTTCATATTTTAGTAATTTTTTTACAAGCTTTTATTTTTATGATTTTAACTATTATATATCTTTCTATGGCGGTTGAAAAACATTAA
- the gyrB gene encoding DNA topoisomerase (ATP-hydrolyzing) subunit B, translating into MQNNYNSSSIKILKGLEAVRRRPGMYIGDTDDGTGLHHMVFEVVDNSIDEALAGYCNKIIVSIHKDNSVSVQDNGRGIPIDIHPEEGIPASEVIMTMLHAGGKFDDDSYKISGGLHGVGISVVNALSSKLKLIIFRNKKIYQQFYSNGNKKSELKIIGKSKNTGTKIRFWPNYKIFNNVIIFENNIISNRLKELSFLNPNISIQLINKIKKKKKIYYHQGGIKEFVKYINKNQKFIHSKTLYFISKKKSVSIELAMQWNDSLKETILCYTNNIPQKEGGSHLSGFKSALTRTINNYIDKEILTKKNKINITGDDVREGLIAIVSVKINDPKFSSQTKEKLVSSEVKPVIESLIHEYLLDFLLENPTDTKIIINKIIESATAREAAKKAREITKKKSALELSGLPGKLADCQEKNPIFSEIYLVEGDSAGGSAKQGRNRKNQAILPLKGKILNVEKSTFEKMLSSQEVTSIITALGCGIGKEHYDLKKLRYHRIIIMTDADIDGSHIRTLLLTFFYRYMPEIIEKGYIYIAQPPLYKIKKGKKEKYIKDYFSMKKYQIKTALQEIKLISKKIKFSLKDFKKFKQIIYKYIKIKNLIKKKYSTKFKKILYELISNKILKNLTNKKNIKIWLKNFVQKLNLKSQNNSIYSYKIKKNIQEQNFNLYIYITIYGKKKKYHLTDNFFKNNLFNKIKLIQKTMEFFIKNNTYIIQKNKKILFICLKKSLKWIMKISQNKSFIQRYKGLGEMNPTQLWNTTMNPQTRRMIQVKIKNSLSANKLFSILMGDSVEPRKKFIQDNSGKAENIDF; encoded by the coding sequence ATGCAAAATAATTATAACTCATCTAGCATAAAAATATTAAAGGGTTTAGAAGCAGTTAGAAGACGTCCAGGAATGTATATAGGAGATACAGATGATGGAACAGGATTACATCATATGGTTTTTGAAGTTGTAGATAATTCTATTGATGAAGCTCTTGCTGGATATTGTAATAAAATTATTGTATCTATACATAAAGACAATTCTGTATCAGTGCAAGATAATGGAAGAGGAATTCCTATTGATATTCATCCAGAAGAAGGAATACCTGCATCAGAAGTAATTATGACTATGTTGCATGCAGGAGGAAAATTTGATGATGATTCTTATAAAATTTCTGGAGGATTGCATGGAGTTGGAATTTCAGTAGTAAATGCATTATCTTCTAAATTAAAATTAATAATTTTTAGAAATAAAAAAATTTATCAACAATTCTATTCTAATGGAAATAAAAAAAGTGAACTAAAAATTATAGGAAAAAGTAAAAACACAGGAACAAAAATAAGATTTTGGCCAAATTATAAAATTTTTAATAATGTTATAATATTTGAAAATAATATTATATCAAATAGATTAAAAGAACTATCATTTTTAAATCCAAATATTTCTATTCAACTTATAAATAAAATAAAAAAAAAAAAAAAAATATATTATCATCAAGGAGGAATAAAAGAATTTGTAAAATATATAAATAAAAATCAAAAATTTATACATTCAAAAACTTTATATTTTATATCAAAAAAAAAATCTGTATCTATTGAATTAGCAATGCAATGGAACGATTCTTTAAAGGAAACAATACTTTGTTATACTAATAATATTCCTCAAAAAGAAGGAGGTAGTCATTTATCTGGATTTAAATCAGCACTTACTAGAACAATAAATAATTATATTGATAAAGAAATATTAACTAAAAAAAATAAAATAAATATTACAGGAGATGATGTTAGAGAAGGTTTAATTGCTATTGTTTCAGTAAAAATTAATGATCCAAAATTTTCTTCTCAAACAAAAGAAAAATTAGTTTCTTCTGAAGTTAAACCTGTGATCGAATCATTAATACATGAATACTTATTAGATTTTTTATTAGAAAATCCAACTGATACAAAAATTATAATTAATAAAATTATAGAATCAGCAACAGCAAGAGAAGCAGCAAAAAAAGCTAGAGAAATTACAAAAAAAAAAAGCGCATTAGAATTATCTGGTTTACCTGGAAAATTAGCAGATTGTCAAGAAAAAAATCCAATTTTTTCTGAAATTTATTTAGTAGAAGGTGATTCAGCAGGGGGGTCAGCTAAACAAGGTAGAAATAGAAAAAATCAAGCTATACTTCCTTTAAAAGGAAAAATTTTAAATGTTGAAAAATCAACTTTTGAAAAAATGTTATCTTCTCAAGAAGTTACATCTATTATTACAGCTCTTGGATGTGGAATAGGAAAAGAACATTATGATTTAAAAAAATTAAGATATCATAGAATAATAATTATGACTGATGCAGATATAGATGGATCTCATATTCGAACTTTATTATTAACCTTTTTTTATAGATATATGCCTGAAATTATAGAAAAAGGATATATTTATATTGCTCAACCTCCTTTATATAAAATTAAAAAAGGAAAAAAAGAAAAATATATTAAAGATTATTTTTCTATGAAAAAATATCAAATAAAAACTGCATTACAAGAAATAAAACTTATAAGTAAAAAAATAAAATTTTCTTTAAAAGATTTTAAAAAATTTAAACAAATAATTTATAAATATATAAAAATAAAAAATTTAATAAAAAAAAAATATTCTACAAAATTTAAAAAAATATTATATGAATTAATTTCAAATAAAATATTAAAAAATTTAACAAATAAAAAAAACATTAAAATTTGGTTAAAAAATTTTGTTCAAAAATTAAATTTAAAATCTCAAAATAATTCAATATATTCATATAAAATAAAAAAAAATATTCAAGAACAAAATTTTAATTTATATATATATATAACAATATATGGAAAGAAAAAAAAATATCATCTTACAGATAATTTTTTTAAAAATAATTTATTTAATAAAATTAAATTGATTCAAAAAACAATGGAATTTTTTATAAAAAATAATACTTATATTATTCAAAAAAATAAAAAAATATTATTTATATGTTTAAAAAAATCTTTAAAATGGATTATGAAAATATCTCAAAATAAATCTTTTATACAAAGATATAAAGGATTAGGAGAAATGAATCCAACACAATTGTGGAATACAACAATGAATCCACAAACTCGAAGAATGATTCAAGTAAAAATTAAAAATTCTTTATCTGCAAATAAATTATTTAGTATTTTAATGGGAGATTCTGTAGAACCAAGAAAAAAATTTATTCAAGATAATTCCGGGAAAGCAGAAAATATAGATTTTTAA
- the atpC gene encoding ATP synthase F1 subunit epsilon — translation MYFKLNIVSFKKKIFSNNIRSVKIPGIKGALSIYPNHSPLLTFIKFGVIYIIKKNKKIEYIYINNGILEIQPKITNILANGSGYIKDLNLKNLINTKNLIEKSYKNIKFNNINLKIKKKYENILKKIIFFKKYKKNIV, via the coding sequence ATGTATTTTAAATTAAATATTGTTAGTTTTAAAAAAAAAATTTTCTCTAATAATATTAGAAGTGTTAAAATTCCAGGAATAAAAGGAGCATTAAGTATTTATCCTAATCATTCTCCATTATTAACTTTTATTAAATTTGGAGTAATTTATATTATTAAAAAAAATAAAAAAATAGAATATATTTATATAAATAATGGAATATTAGAAATTCAACCAAAAATTACAAATATATTAGCTAATGGTTCAGGTTATATAAAAGATTTAAATTTAAAAAATTTAATTAATACAAAAAATTTAATTGAAAAATCTTATAAAAATATTAAATTTAATAATATAAATTTAAAAATTAAAAAAAAATATGAAAATATTTTAAAAAAAATTATTTTTTTTAAAAAATATAAAAAAAATATAGTTTGA
- the atpE gene encoding F0F1 ATP synthase subunit C produces MNNIDMNFLYLSAAVMIGLGSIGAAIGIGILGCKFLEGAARQPDAIPILRSQFFIVMGLVDAIPMITVGLGLYMIFGIS; encoded by the coding sequence ATGAATAATATTGATATGAATTTTTTATATCTTTCAGCAGCTGTAATGATTGGTTTAGGTTCTATTGGAGCTGCTATCGGTATTGGTATTTTAGGTTGTAAATTTTTAGAAGGAGCAGCTCGACAACCAGATGCTATTCCTATTTTAAGGTCTCAATTTTTTATTGTCATGGGTTTAGTTGATGCAATTCCTATGATAACAGTTGGTTTAGGATTATATATGATTTTTGGAATTTCTTAA
- the atpF gene encoding F0F1 ATP synthase subunit B → MNINATIFGQLISFILFVLFCMKFIWPPIIKLIKKRQKKVYNSLLLVKKQKNKLLIIKKKILNKIKNYKIKSKQILKKAYKKKKNIINESIKIALLKKNKIIKSGSEELLIKLNQEQKKLKKHSVLLITQILKKIFNKKLSQDYLNCVINKFKKDFKGF, encoded by the coding sequence ATGAATATTAATGCAACAATTTTTGGTCAATTGATTTCTTTTATTTTATTTGTATTATTTTGTATGAAATTTATTTGGCCTCCTATAATTAAATTAATTAAAAAAAGACAAAAAAAAGTATATAATTCTTTACTTTTAGTAAAAAAACAAAAAAATAAATTATTAATAATTAAAAAAAAAATTCTTAATAAAATTAAGAATTATAAAATAAAATCCAAACAAATTCTTAAAAAAGCTTATAAAAAAAAAAAAAATATTATTAATGAATCTATTAAAATAGCTTTATTAAAAAAAAATAAAATTATTAAGAGTGGTTCTGAAGAATTGTTAATAAAACTTAATCAAGAACAAAAAAAATTAAAAAAACATTCAGTTTTGTTAATTACTCAAATTTTAAAAAAAATTTTTAATAAAAAATTAAGTCAAGATTATTTAAATTGTGTAATTAATAAATTTAAAAAAGATTTTAAAGGTTTTTAG